A genomic segment from Spongiibacter sp. IMCC21906 encodes:
- a CDS encoding heme biosynthesis HemY N-terminal domain-containing protein: MSVFFAVLLVLLLAAGLAAAIQHDPGYILIAYGQTTVEMTLWVGIAALVILLIIAIALFIGLRRGARLSDSVGNFWSRRRLRRGRSKTTLGLIAYIEGNWVKSRRLLIEAAKETDAPLVNYLLAARASQALGESKATRRYLGLAEGSSSRAGIAVELTQAELLLKNGQLEEALATLTRVRRNAVRHPSALRLLKHVYLGLEDWSGLLALIPELRKFNVYPEDDIQTLERQALMGGLEKAGQKGDIEDLQNWWKSLSKNSQRDLPVLAAYAAKLHQLGEDEQAEQLLRQTLKSQWSDELVAIYGRLQAKDTDKQLATAELWLREHTGNAELLLALGRISLRNQLWGKAREYFETAYMNGRSYEVCLELGRLLSNMGEQDLGSHYTREAVDNFSNALPALPQPPKKA, encoded by the coding sequence ATGAGCGTATTCTTTGCGGTATTGCTCGTTCTGTTGCTGGCCGCAGGGCTGGCCGCGGCCATTCAGCACGACCCCGGTTATATTCTTATTGCCTACGGTCAAACTACAGTAGAAATGACCCTGTGGGTCGGTATTGCTGCGCTGGTTATCTTACTGATTATTGCCATTGCGCTGTTTATTGGTTTGCGACGGGGGGCGCGACTTTCCGACAGCGTCGGCAATTTTTGGAGTCGACGTCGGTTGCGGCGTGGCCGGAGCAAAACCACGCTGGGTTTAATCGCTTATATAGAAGGCAACTGGGTTAAATCCCGGCGGCTGCTTATTGAAGCCGCTAAAGAAACCGACGCCCCCTTAGTGAATTACCTGCTTGCGGCCAGAGCCAGTCAGGCACTGGGTGAGAGCAAAGCTACTCGCCGTTACCTGGGTTTGGCGGAAGGCAGCAGCTCGCGGGCAGGTATTGCTGTGGAGCTTACCCAGGCGGAGTTATTACTTAAAAATGGCCAGTTGGAAGAAGCGCTGGCTACCTTGACTCGGGTGCGCCGCAATGCCGTTCGTCATCCCTCGGCACTTCGCCTGTTAAAACATGTTTATTTAGGCTTAGAAGACTGGAGTGGTTTGCTGGCGTTAATTCCGGAGTTACGCAAATTTAACGTCTACCCCGAAGACGATATTCAGACCTTGGAGCGCCAAGCCTTGATGGGTGGCCTGGAAAAGGCTGGCCAAAAAGGTGACATTGAGGATCTGCAAAACTGGTGGAAGTCCTTGAGCAAAAACAGCCAGCGAGATCTACCCGTGCTGGCGGCTTACGCTGCAAAATTGCATCAGTTGGGCGAAGACGAGCAAGCGGAGCAATTGCTGCGACAGACCCTTAAAAGCCAGTGGTCTGATGAATTGGTTGCCATCTATGGCAGGCTGCAGGCTAAAGATACCGATAAGCAATTGGCCACTGCCGAATTGTGGCTGCGAGAACATACCGGCAATGCTGAGTTACTGTTGGCGCTGGGCCGTATCAGCTTGCGTAATCAGCTGTGGGGCAAAGCCCGAGAATATTTCGAAACCGCGTATATGAATGGTCGCAGCTATGAGGTGTGCCTTGAACTGGGTCGTTTGTTAAGCAATATGGGCGAGCAAGATCTTGGCAGTCATTACACCCGCGAAGCCGTAGATAATTTTTCCAACGCGCTGCCCGCACTGCCTCAACCACCCAAAAAAGCCTGA
- a CDS encoding uroporphyrinogen-III C-methyltransferase, with protein sequence MSGDKTEPATPPSSTTQNPSAEQKPTPEAKPDAKKGGNAKTEKKPGRKGGGGTLLLALLAFIVAVVALAASAWMYREQYMLPPQADPALASLKTNLSRLDQQQREVLSQVANQREALSQLRSDQQSQLAQLLNRSQALESQLEKLATVDRKDWLIAEAEYLLRLANQRLQLGRDAKSAAQLLASADSVLKEMDDAGLHKVRAELAKEIATLQNVADFDVEGVYLKLEGLGEALEALTLFTPPSYETEKPVAEDGNWQDRLASGFRRAWEKLSSYIRISHREDNFEPVLAPEQEAALRYSLRLMVEQAQMALLAERPDLYRRSLEQARDWLKKYYQLDDAVTAQLEQLDALLTLPLTRTMPDISASLSALKVYIDSRRWQQEVRG encoded by the coding sequence ATGAGCGGCGATAAAACAGAACCGGCTACTCCGCCTAGTTCGACAACTCAGAACCCTAGCGCCGAGCAGAAACCCACGCCGGAAGCCAAGCCTGACGCAAAGAAAGGCGGCAACGCGAAAACCGAGAAAAAACCTGGCCGCAAAGGCGGTGGGGGTACGTTATTGTTGGCGCTGTTGGCCTTTATTGTCGCGGTGGTGGCGCTGGCGGCCAGTGCTTGGATGTATCGCGAGCAATATATGTTGCCGCCGCAGGCCGACCCGGCGCTGGCGTCGCTTAAAACCAATCTCTCGCGATTGGATCAGCAGCAGCGCGAGGTGTTAAGCCAGGTGGCTAATCAGCGAGAAGCTCTCTCGCAATTACGCAGCGACCAGCAAAGTCAGCTTGCTCAGCTGCTAAACCGCAGCCAAGCGCTAGAATCCCAGCTAGAAAAACTTGCCACGGTCGATCGCAAGGACTGGTTGATTGCCGAAGCTGAGTATTTGCTGCGTTTGGCCAACCAGCGTCTGCAATTGGGCCGGGATGCCAAATCTGCTGCCCAACTTCTGGCCAGTGCCGATTCGGTATTAAAAGAAATGGACGACGCGGGTTTGCACAAGGTGCGGGCTGAGTTGGCCAAGGAAATTGCCACGTTACAGAATGTGGCCGACTTTGATGTTGAGGGCGTGTACCTCAAGCTAGAGGGTTTGGGCGAGGCGCTGGAAGCCTTGACGTTGTTTACGCCCCCCAGCTATGAGACCGAAAAACCGGTGGCTGAGGACGGTAACTGGCAAGACCGCCTTGCCAGTGGGTTTCGCAGAGCGTGGGAAAAGCTGAGTAGCTATATCCGCATCAGTCATCGCGAAGATAATTTTGAACCAGTGTTAGCGCCAGAGCAGGAAGCCGCTTTGCGTTACAGCCTGCGGCTTATGGTTGAGCAGGCGCAAATGGCCTTGCTTGCCGAGCGTCCGGACTTATATCGTCGTTCCTTGGAGCAGGCGCGGGACTGGCTGAAAAAATACTATCAGCTTGACGATGCGGTAACGGCTCAGCTGGAGCAGCTTGACGCGCTGTTGACGCTACCGCTGACCCGAACAATGCCAGATATTTCTGCGTCATTGTCGGCCTTAAAGGTCTATATTGACAGCCGTCGCTGGCAGCAAGAGGTGCGGGGATGA
- a CDS encoding uroporphyrinogen-III synthase: MAIKNPPDLRGLRILVTRPPGRADTLLQALAAAGAVCSHLPLMQIDALAEPEHLDIIRLTRSRIMDLDNYRRIIFISVNAVEYGMALIDEFWPQWPQRLSAYAIGEATAAALQQWGITCQSAGGAMNSESLLGHKELQNLDHDKVLIVRGLGGREALATSLRERGAVVDYAECYQRKSPTLEHGELHALLVKQQINAVCLNSGETLDYFYQHCPPTSCSETLALVLPGQRVAGLASELGYTRIIQAENAGTAATLAALGKMDERI; encoded by the coding sequence ATGGCAATCAAAAACCCGCCTGATCTTCGTGGCTTGCGGATTCTGGTCACCCGTCCCCCGGGTCGGGCTGATACTTTGTTACAAGCTTTGGCAGCGGCGGGGGCGGTGTGCAGCCACCTGCCGTTAATGCAGATTGACGCACTGGCAGAGCCGGAGCACCTGGACATTATTCGGCTGACTCGTAGCCGCATAATGGATTTGGATAATTATCGGCGGATTATTTTTATCAGCGTGAATGCGGTGGAATATGGCATGGCGTTGATCGACGAGTTCTGGCCCCAGTGGCCCCAGCGTCTCAGTGCCTATGCTATTGGCGAGGCCACTGCGGCGGCGCTACAACAATGGGGCATTACCTGCCAAAGTGCGGGGGGCGCCATGAATAGCGAAAGCTTGCTTGGCCATAAAGAATTGCAAAACTTAGACCATGACAAGGTATTGATTGTGCGCGGCTTGGGCGGCAGAGAAGCCCTTGCCACTAGCCTTCGCGAGCGTGGCGCGGTTGTGGACTACGCCGAGTGCTATCAGCGCAAAAGCCCGACTTTAGAACATGGCGAATTACACGCATTGCTGGTAAAACAGCAGATAAATGCGGTGTGCTTGAACAGCGGTGAAACCTTGGACTATTTTTATCAGCATTGTCCGCCAACGTCCTGTTCAGAGACTTTGGCACTGGTGTTACCCGGCCAGCGTGTGGCAGGTCTGGCCAGCGAATTGGGCTACACTCGAATAATTCAGGCAGAAAATGCCGGCACGGCAGCGACCCTCGCCGCCCTTGGTAAAATGGATGAGAGAATATAA
- the hemC gene encoding hydroxymethylbilane synthase, translated as MPRQTIRIATRESLLALWQAEYIKAELEKAHSGLTVELVGMTTRGDQLLDSPLSKIGGKALFVKELEQAMLEDRADIAVHSMKDVPMEFPEGLGLAVICEREDPRDAFVSNHFSSVHDLPQGAHVGTSSLRRECQLRTLRPDLKVSSLRGNVQTRLRKLDEGQFDAIVLAAAGLIRLKLTERVASFMPVDESLPACGQGAVGVETRSDDHELIAMLQPLHHADTDRDVRAERAMNRRLEGGCQVPIAGYAIVDPNNAEQLWLRARVGQPDGSQLLLAEQYGPLDQPEALGIAVAEALIAQGAGEILKAVYGNQKPA; from the coding sequence ATGCCCCGCCAAACCATCCGCATTGCCACCCGAGAAAGTCTGTTGGCACTGTGGCAGGCCGAATATATTAAAGCAGAGCTGGAAAAGGCCCACTCCGGCTTAACGGTAGAACTGGTGGGTATGACCACCCGTGGCGATCAGCTGCTGGACTCGCCCCTGTCCAAAATTGGCGGTAAGGCGCTATTTGTTAAAGAGCTTGAACAGGCCATGCTCGAAGACCGGGCAGATATTGCCGTGCATTCCATGAAAGATGTGCCGATGGAGTTTCCTGAGGGCTTGGGGTTGGCGGTGATCTGTGAGCGGGAAGATCCTCGTGATGCCTTTGTCAGCAATCACTTTTCGTCAGTACATGATTTGCCCCAAGGCGCCCATGTGGGCACCTCGAGTTTACGTCGTGAGTGTCAGCTGCGCACTTTGCGCCCCGACCTTAAAGTCAGCAGCCTGCGGGGCAATGTGCAAACCCGGCTGCGCAAGTTAGATGAAGGCCAGTTTGATGCCATTGTGCTGGCTGCCGCGGGCTTGATTCGTCTTAAGCTTACCGAGCGTGTTGCCTCATTTATGCCTGTAGACGAAAGTTTACCAGCCTGTGGACAGGGTGCGGTGGGGGTTGAAACCCGCAGCGATGACCACGAGCTGATTGCCATGTTGCAACCCTTGCATCATGCCGATACTGATCGGGACGTGCGGGCAGAGCGGGCCATGAACCGCCGACTGGAAGGGGGCTGCCAAGTGCCCATCGCCGGTTATGCCATTGTCGATCCCAATAATGCCGAGCAGCTTTGGTTGCGTGCCCGAGTAGGGCAGCCCGATGGTAGTCAGCTGTTATTGGCCGAACAGTATGGGCCTTTAGATCAGCCGGAAGCGTTGGGGATTGCGGTAGCCGAAGCCTTAATTGCCCAAGGCGCTGGAGAGATTCTGAAGGCGGTGTATGGCAATCAAAAACCCGCCTGA
- a CDS encoding LytTR family DNA-binding domain-containing protein, with protein sequence MRVMIVDDEPLARLRMQRLLEPLPHIELVAEAENAQQALERYASTKPELLLLDIEMPGKNGIELAQLLAAESPAPAIVFCTAYDAHAIAAFEAKAIAYLLKPVKAQRLTEVLAAATQLNRAQLASLTPATTEPADSERINELELAATQKLELSARQGGGIQRLALDAVHFFYADNKYVTAVYGGGELLLDESLKELEQLFGERLQRVHRNALVVWARVQGMQRITQGRYRVMIEGVTEGPIISRRHLAAFKARLP encoded by the coding sequence ATGAGGGTAATGATTGTAGATGACGAGCCACTGGCCCGGCTGCGAATGCAACGCTTGCTTGAGCCGTTGCCACATATTGAGTTGGTGGCAGAAGCTGAAAATGCTCAGCAAGCGTTAGAGCGCTACGCATCGACAAAGCCTGAGCTGTTATTGCTGGATATTGAAATGCCGGGTAAAAACGGCATTGAATTGGCTCAGTTGCTGGCGGCAGAGTCTCCTGCGCCCGCCATTGTTTTTTGCACCGCCTATGACGCCCATGCGATTGCCGCCTTTGAAGCAAAAGCCATTGCCTATCTGCTGAAGCCGGTAAAGGCCCAGCGTTTAACTGAGGTGTTGGCCGCTGCCACCCAACTGAATCGCGCCCAGCTGGCGTCACTGACTCCTGCCACCACTGAGCCTGCTGATTCTGAGCGAATTAATGAACTTGAGTTGGCTGCCACGCAGAAGTTAGAGCTAAGTGCCCGTCAAGGTGGCGGTATACAGCGTTTGGCTTTAGACGCTGTACACTTCTTTTACGCTGATAATAAATACGTTACTGCTGTGTATGGTGGTGGCGAGTTACTGCTGGATGAAAGCCTCAAAGAACTGGAGCAATTATTTGGTGAGCGTTTGCAACGCGTACATCGCAATGCCCTGGTTGTGTGGGCCAGAGTGCAGGGTATGCAGCGGATTACCCAAGGTCGCTACCGGGTTATGATCGAAGGGGTAACGGAAGGTCCCATCATTAGTCGTCGTCATTTGGCGGCTTTTAAAGCTCGGTTGCCGTAA
- a CDS encoding sensor histidine kinase, which translates to MRHSSSITKQTSSTSGSSDELGCAVPFVGDLCNATSLLMLTLLSELLAVAYTVLSSGVAAFNFLILAYASLFLLWAALGGAALLCRLKPVFSKLSIAASAGFSFAVCLCWVAVLSVASQWLISVMAGRSVQLDWWWILDTLVMATIIIGIGLRYAYLSQQLRLRQQSALNAQLDALQSRIRPHFLFNTLNSISSLIAINPVKAEEAVEDLASLFRANLGGSQRVVPWSQERELCESYLRIEQHRLGDRLQIQWHEEGELSGAKLPSLILQPLLENAVLHGIQCLTAGGVLDVQVSARPDRLTVVVKNPVPETASAEGSGMANNNIRQRLQHVFGAAASLTERCQNKVYIARLSVPITGGASA; encoded by the coding sequence GTGCGACACAGCTCCTCGATAACAAAACAGACTTCGTCAACGTCAGGCTCCAGCGATGAGCTTGGCTGCGCCGTGCCCTTTGTTGGCGATTTGTGTAACGCCACCTCGTTGTTGATGCTAACGCTGCTCTCCGAGTTACTGGCGGTGGCCTATACCGTGTTGTCTTCGGGTGTCGCGGCCTTTAATTTTTTGATTCTCGCCTATGCCTCATTGTTTTTGCTGTGGGCCGCTTTGGGCGGCGCGGCGTTGTTGTGCAGATTAAAACCCGTTTTTAGCAAGCTAAGCATTGCCGCCAGCGCCGGATTTAGTTTTGCCGTTTGTTTGTGCTGGGTGGCCGTGCTCAGTGTCGCCAGTCAATGGCTCATCTCTGTCATGGCCGGGCGGTCCGTCCAGCTGGATTGGTGGTGGATATTAGATACTCTGGTTATGGCGACGATTATTATTGGCATTGGCCTGCGTTATGCTTACCTCAGCCAGCAGTTGCGGCTGCGACAACAGAGCGCCCTCAACGCTCAGCTCGATGCCTTGCAGTCTCGCATTCGTCCACATTTTTTGTTTAATACCTTAAACAGTATCTCCAGTTTGATTGCGATTAATCCCGTTAAAGCCGAAGAGGCGGTGGAAGATTTGGCCAGTTTGTTTCGGGCCAACCTCGGCGGTAGTCAGCGCGTGGTGCCGTGGTCTCAGGAGCGGGAGCTTTGCGAAAGCTATCTGCGTATAGAACAGCATCGCTTGGGCGATCGCCTGCAAATTCAATGGCATGAAGAGGGTGAGCTCAGCGGGGCCAAATTACCCTCGTTGATTTTGCAGCCGCTTTTGGAAAATGCCGTGCTTCATGGCATTCAATGTTTGACAGCAGGTGGTGTGCTAGACGTGCAGGTATCTGCGCGGCCCGATAGGCTAACGGTTGTGGTGAAAAACCCCGTGCCAGAAACCGCGAGCGCAGAAGGCAGTGGTATGGCCAATAACAATATTCGCCAGCGCTTACAGCATGTCTTTGGCGCTGCCGCTTCATTAACGGAGCGTTGTCAAAATAAGGTGTACATCGCTCGCCTCAGCGTACCTATTACAGGCGGAGCCAGTGCATGA
- the argH gene encoding argininosuccinate lyase, translated as MTDKESSIKPWGGRFSEATDQFVERFTASVGFDQRLYHHDINGSLAHAAMLAKVGVLNQDELTQIQNGLEEIRSEIESGHFEWSVSLEDVHMNIEAKLTEKIGITGKKLHTGRSRNDQVATDIRLYLRDEIGVIVGELTRLQSGLIELAQREASTIMPGFTHLQTAQPVTFGHHILAWNEMLERDFSRLQDCVKRLNQCPLGAAALAGTTYPIDRHYSAELLGFDAPTENSLDSVSDRDFAIEFAAAASLIMTHLSRFSEELVLWTSAQFNFIDLPDRFCTGSSIMPQKKNPDVPELVRGKVGRVNGHLFSLLTLMKSQPLAYNKDNQEDKEPLFDIIDTLRDSLKAYADMAPAITVNADVTREAALRGFSTATDLADYLVRKGLPFRDAHEVVGKSVAFGIKEGRDLSQMSLAELQQFSDTIGEDVFDVLTLEGSVNARDHIGGTAPAQVKAAAQRASERLQRRN; from the coding sequence ATGACCGACAAAGAATCCAGCATCAAACCCTGGGGCGGCCGCTTCTCTGAAGCTACCGACCAGTTCGTGGAACGATTTACAGCTTCTGTCGGTTTTGACCAGCGCCTTTACCATCACGATATCAATGGTTCATTAGCCCATGCGGCAATGCTGGCCAAGGTTGGCGTGCTAAACCAAGACGAGTTGACACAAATTCAAAACGGCTTGGAAGAAATTCGCAGCGAGATCGAAAGCGGTCATTTTGAGTGGTCGGTCAGCCTTGAAGATGTCCACATGAACATCGAGGCCAAACTCACCGAGAAGATTGGTATTACCGGCAAAAAGCTTCACACCGGCCGCTCTCGAAACGACCAGGTCGCCACCGATATCCGCCTGTATTTGCGGGATGAAATTGGCGTGATTGTCGGCGAGCTCACCCGCCTGCAGTCAGGCTTGATTGAACTGGCCCAACGCGAAGCCAGCACCATCATGCCCGGTTTCACTCACTTACAAACAGCGCAGCCTGTCACCTTTGGCCATCACATACTGGCGTGGAACGAAATGCTCGAGCGGGACTTTAGCCGCCTGCAAGATTGCGTCAAACGCTTAAACCAGTGCCCCTTAGGCGCCGCGGCCCTTGCCGGTACCACCTACCCTATAGACCGGCACTACAGCGCCGAGCTGCTAGGATTTGATGCACCGACAGAAAACTCTCTGGACTCAGTGAGCGACCGGGACTTTGCCATTGAATTTGCGGCGGCTGCCAGCCTGATCATGACCCACCTCTCCCGCTTCAGTGAAGAACTGGTGTTATGGACCTCGGCGCAATTTAACTTTATCGATCTGCCTGACCGCTTTTGCACCGGCTCCAGTATCATGCCCCAAAAGAAAAACCCCGATGTGCCCGAGTTAGTGCGGGGTAAAGTCGGCCGGGTGAATGGTCACTTGTTTAGTCTGCTGACCTTGATGAAGTCACAGCCACTGGCGTACAACAAAGATAACCAAGAAGACAAAGAGCCGCTGTTTGATATTATCGACACCCTGCGCGACAGCCTAAAAGCTTATGCCGATATGGCCCCCGCCATTACCGTGAATGCCGACGTCACTCGCGAGGCGGCACTGCGCGGATTTTCCACCGCCACGGATCTTGCCGATTACCTGGTTAGAAAAGGCCTGCCTTTTAGAGACGCCCATGAAGTGGTCGGTAAGTCTGTCGCCTTCGGTATTAAAGAAGGTCGGGATCTGTCGCAAATGAGCCTGGCCGAGCTGCAACAGTTTAGCGATACCATCGGTGAAGATGTCTTTGATGTGCTAACACTGGAAGGCTCAGTAAATGCCCGCGACCACATTGGCGGCACCGCACCTGCTCAGGTAAAAGCAGCAGCCCAGCGCGCCAGCGAACGCCTTCAGCGTCGCAACTAA
- a CDS encoding efflux RND transporter periplasmic adaptor subunit, with the protein MPKRARRLLSLITPIFLIAACSGDTTSSASPQRPPTAVAVKIITQQDVQRRIQALGTLLARDSIDITTNVSEKITALHFRDGEVVNKGQSLATLAQQEERALLAAAEANLAEQERELQRLKGLIERKVAAQTEYDQRQTAKLQAQARIKEVEAMIAERNLRAPFAGHVGLRRVSPGALITPGQVITTLDDIQVMRMDFQIPALFLTAVTQGQTVEAYSEALQQSFSGKITAVDSRIDPIARNINVRAELPNPELQLKPGMLMQLSLITEQRPVLMVPEEALQSIQDQHYVWVMTNEQTARQQQIELGLRKPGLVEASSGLSEGDKVIYEGYDMLREGAPVAPQEES; encoded by the coding sequence ATGCCCAAGCGTGCACGCCGATTGCTGTCTCTGATTACCCCCATCTTTCTTATCGCCGCTTGCAGCGGTGATACCACAAGCAGTGCCAGCCCCCAGCGGCCGCCCACCGCTGTGGCGGTAAAAATCATTACCCAGCAAGATGTGCAACGCCGTATTCAAGCCTTGGGCACCCTGCTGGCACGAGACTCCATCGACATCACCACCAATGTCAGCGAGAAAATTACCGCCCTGCATTTTCGTGATGGTGAGGTAGTGAACAAAGGCCAGTCGCTGGCCACACTCGCCCAGCAGGAAGAGCGCGCATTACTGGCCGCTGCCGAGGCGAACCTTGCCGAACAAGAACGCGAATTACAGAGATTAAAAGGCTTGATCGAGCGCAAAGTAGCGGCGCAAACAGAATACGATCAGCGCCAAACTGCCAAACTACAGGCGCAAGCCAGAATAAAAGAAGTGGAAGCCATGATTGCCGAGCGCAATTTACGTGCGCCGTTTGCCGGTCACGTCGGCCTGCGCCGAGTGAGTCCCGGTGCCTTGATCACGCCGGGGCAAGTCATTACGACTCTAGATGACATTCAGGTAATGCGAATGGATTTCCAAATTCCAGCATTGTTCTTAACTGCAGTTACCCAAGGGCAAACGGTAGAGGCTTATAGCGAAGCGCTGCAGCAAAGCTTCTCGGGAAAGATTACCGCCGTAGACAGCCGTATTGATCCCATTGCCCGCAATATTAATGTTCGCGCTGAATTGCCCAACCCGGAGCTGCAGCTCAAACCCGGCATGCTCATGCAGCTATCTTTAATTACCGAACAGCGCCCAGTCTTGATGGTGCCAGAAGAGGCACTGCAAAGCATTCAAGACCAGCATTACGTATGGGTGATGACAAACGAACAGACCGCTCGACAACAGCAAATTGAACTGGGACTTCGCAAACCCGGATTGGTCGAAGCCAGTAGCGGCCTGAGCGAAGGAGACAAGGTCATTTACGAAGGCTACGACATGCTCCGTGAGGGTGCTCCGGTAGCCCCTCAGGAGGAGAGCTAA